Genomic window (Bosea vaviloviae):
GATCGGTGAACGAGATTTGTTGCGCAAGCGCGTAGTCGGGGCTCATCGAGGCCAGAATTGAGGCGGCCGTCATGCTGCCCACGGCGAATTTGCCGGCGCGATCCAAGAACTCGCGCTTGGTAATTTTTCCGTGAGCATAAAAATCGTAGAGCTCAAGCAGCTCTTGCGGAAAATCCTTGGCGGTCAGGCGCTGCACGGCACTTCCCCCTTTTTTGTCTATGGCATCAAGCGATCGATCCTAACCCCACGCCAATCTTGTCTTCAACATTCCGTTGCCGCAGCTGAAGGATCGCCAGTCCATTCAGCCGCAATCGGTCGCCGTCACGCGGCGCTGCCGCCATGGCTGGTGGAGGCGAGAAAAGCCTGGAGGCGGGAATGCGCGAAGGTGCTGGTGAGCTCGGCCGGCTTGCCGCGCTCGAGCACCGCGCCGCCTTCCATGAACCAGATCTCGTCGGCCACCTCGCGGGCAAAACCCATCTCATGGGTGACGCAGATCATGGTCATGCCGCTGGCCGCGAGCTGCTTCATGGCGGCGAGGACTTCGCCGACCATTTCCGGATCGAGCGCCGAGGTCGGCTCGTCGAACAGCATGACCTGCGGATCCATGGCGAGCGAGCGGGCGATGGCGACGCGCTGGCGCTGGCCGCCCGACAGCCGGCCCGGCATCTCCTCGGCCTTCTCGGCCAAGCCGACGCGGGCGAGCTCGGCCAGGCCCCGTTCGCGCGCTTCCGCCTTGCCCATCCCACGCAATTTGGTCAGGCCGAGCGTGATGTTGCCGATCGCGGAGAGATGCGGGAACAGGTTGTAGGCCTGGAAGACGAAGCCGACGCGCTGGCGTAAGCGATTGATGTCGACACCGCGGGAGGCGATGTCGGTGCCGTCGACCAGCACGCGGCCGCCCTGGATCGTCTCCAGCCGCGTCACGGTGCGGATCAGGGTCGATTTGCCGGAGCCGGAGGGGCCGACCAGCACCTTGACCTCGCCGCGGCCGACC
Coding sequences:
- a CDS encoding amino acid ABC transporter ATP-binding protein, encoding MIRFENVDKWFGPMQALTGVSGEVGRGEVKVLVGPSGSGKSTLIRTVTRLETIQGGRVLVDGTDIASRGVDINRLRQRVGFVFQAYNLFPHLSAIGNITLGLTKLRGMGKAEARERGLAELARVGLAEKAEEMPGRLSGGQRQRVAIARSLAMDPQVMLFDEPTSALDPEMVGEVLAAMKQLAASGMTMICVTHEMGFAREVADEIWFMEGGAVLERGKPAELTSTFAHSRLQAFLASTSHGGSAA